A single region of the Flavobacteriales bacterium genome encodes:
- a CDS encoding bifunctional UDP-N-acetylmuramoyl-tripeptide:D-alanyl-D-alanine ligase/alanine racemase: MQYSLATISKIVNAKLIGDGNVIIENVLTDSRAKTNHLACLFAAIRGNQHDGHHYIQLQQSKGFSNFLVEEIPLEINLLNCNFLIVGNVLNALQKLARHHRQNFTFPVVGIAGSNGKTIVKEWSYQLLYPQQNIVRSPRSYNSQIGVPLSVFQMQTTNQLGVFEAGISEPGEMAKLEEILQPTIGIFTNIGDAHAAGFINETEKIYEKLILFKNCKTLIYRREENILTEIIDRFVKENNIESITWSTNSKALISVNYFESKNNQLEVFAEVGTQKYSFELPFSDEASFENALHAWVLTYALKADQRQVIPQFQQLHAVEMRLNQKAGKNNCILISDYYNSDIKSIEIVLNWAENRHSNAQKTVILSDVEQSSLSNRDLFTAINQLLKKHNFSRLIGVGKNISACSFLFDLKEQTFYASTNDLMENFSSFTFENEAIVLKAARSFKFEKIEKLLQQKVHNTVLEVNLNALQNNLNYFKSIIDPKTKIMAMVKAFSYGSGGDEIAHFFQFNQVDYLGVAYADEGIELRKKGIHIPIMVMNSDEDSFDTMLDYKLEPEIYSFRSLDLFEQSLDRKGIETAKVHIEINSGMHRLGFDENEITLLCKRLKQNSNIEIASIFSHLAAAEDKTMDSFTKNQIAIFNRCYYSLAEAIGYTPVKHIANSAGAIRHKYAQFDMIRLGVALYGFSPSTQSDKKIEPISTLKSFISQIRIIKPHEGIGYGNLQPAPYQRKIAVVAIGYADGLNRLLSRGNGYFMINGQEAPIVGNVCMDMTMCDVSEITCEEGDEVIVFGKKPTITELANKIGTIPYEILTSVSQRVKRVYSEE; this comes from the coding sequence ATGCAGTATAGTCTCGCCACCATTTCAAAAATTGTCAATGCAAAATTGATTGGAGATGGCAATGTTATTATAGAAAATGTATTGACCGACAGTAGAGCCAAAACCAATCATTTAGCTTGCCTTTTTGCAGCGATAAGAGGAAATCAACACGATGGCCACCACTACATTCAACTTCAACAATCAAAAGGATTTTCCAACTTTTTGGTAGAGGAAATACCATTGGAAATAAACCTTCTAAATTGTAACTTTCTGATAGTAGGAAATGTGTTAAACGCTCTTCAAAAACTTGCACGCCACCACCGTCAAAATTTTACATTTCCTGTAGTGGGCATTGCCGGTAGCAATGGCAAAACAATTGTAAAGGAATGGAGCTATCAGCTACTTTACCCCCAACAAAACATTGTGCGAAGCCCCCGCAGCTACAACAGTCAAATTGGCGTACCACTTTCTGTTTTTCAAATGCAAACCACCAATCAGTTGGGCGTTTTTGAAGCCGGAATTTCTGAACCCGGAGAGATGGCTAAGTTGGAAGAAATTTTGCAACCCACCATTGGCATTTTCACCAATATTGGAGATGCCCATGCCGCTGGATTTATTAATGAAACAGAGAAAATTTACGAAAAGCTCATCCTGTTTAAAAACTGCAAAACCCTCATTTACAGAAGGGAGGAGAATATTTTAACAGAAATTATTGACCGATTTGTAAAAGAAAACAATATTGAATCTATAACGTGGTCAACAAACTCCAAAGCACTCATTTCGGTAAATTATTTTGAGTCGAAAAACAATCAATTGGAAGTTTTTGCAGAAGTAGGAACTCAAAAATACTCGTTCGAACTCCCTTTTTCGGATGAGGCCTCTTTTGAAAACGCCCTTCATGCTTGGGTATTGACATACGCCCTCAAAGCCGACCAAAGGCAAGTTATTCCTCAATTTCAACAATTGCATGCCGTTGAAATGCGGTTGAACCAGAAGGCCGGTAAAAACAATTGTATTTTAATCTCTGATTATTACAACTCCGACATTAAATCAATCGAAATTGTGCTGAATTGGGCTGAAAATAGGCACTCCAACGCCCAAAAAACTGTCATTTTATCTGATGTTGAACAAAGCAGTTTATCGAATCGAGATTTATTTACGGCCATAAATCAACTTTTGAAAAAACACAATTTTAGCAGACTAATAGGTGTAGGCAAAAACATATCAGCGTGTAGTTTTTTATTCGATCTTAAAGAGCAAACTTTTTACGCATCCACAAATGATTTAATGGAAAATTTTTCATCCTTTACATTTGAGAATGAAGCGATTGTGCTCAAAGCTGCACGTTCTTTTAAATTTGAGAAAATTGAAAAATTACTTCAACAAAAAGTACACAACACCGTGCTGGAAGTAAACCTGAATGCACTGCAAAATAATCTGAACTATTTCAAATCCATCATCGATCCCAAAACCAAAATTATGGCTATGGTAAAGGCCTTTTCCTATGGCAGCGGAGGTGATGAAATAGCCCATTTTTTTCAATTCAATCAGGTGGATTATTTGGGTGTGGCCTACGCAGACGAAGGCATTGAGCTGCGTAAAAAAGGCATTCATATACCCATTATGGTTATGAATAGCGATGAAGATTCGTTCGACACCATGCTCGATTATAAATTAGAACCTGAAATATACAGTTTCAGAAGTTTAGATTTGTTTGAGCAAAGCCTTGATAGAAAAGGAATAGAAACGGCCAAAGTGCATATAGAAATAAACAGCGGTATGCATCGGTTGGGTTTTGACGAAAACGAAATAACTCTGCTTTGCAAAAGACTAAAGCAAAATTCAAACATTGAAATTGCCTCAATCTTTAGCCATTTGGCAGCAGCCGAAGACAAAACGATGGATAGCTTTACCAAAAATCAAATAGCCATATTTAATCGATGCTATTATTCACTGGCAGAGGCAATTGGTTATACGCCCGTTAAGCATATCGCCAACTCGGCAGGAGCTATACGTCATAAATACGCACAATTTGATATGATACGGCTGGGAGTTGCATTGTACGGTTTTTCTCCAAGCACGCAGTCAGACAAAAAAATTGAACCCATAAGCACCTTAAAATCATTCATTTCGCAAATAAGAATTATTAAACCGCATGAAGGAATTGGCTATGGAAATTTGCAACCTGCACCCTATCAACGAAAAATTGCCGTTGTGGCCATTGGTTATGCCGACGGACTCAACCGATTGCTCAGCCGGGGAAACGGATATTTTATGATTAATGGCCAAGAAGCCCCCATTGTGGGCAATGTTTGCATGGACATGACCATGTGCGACGTTTCAGAAATAACCTGTGAAGAGGGTGATGAAGTGATTGTTTTTGGAAAAAAACCAACCATTACCGAGCTTGCCAACAAAATTGGCACTATTCCTTATGAGATTTTAACTTCCGTTTCGCAGCGAGTTAAGCGGGTTTATTCGGAGGAGTGA
- the recJ gene encoding single-stranded-DNA-specific exonuclease RecJ, which yields MPNIWKKSASYSPEYINSISEKLTVNHFYATLLLNRGIASVDDARAFFNPDIAHLHDPFLMKDMQKAVERIDQALNNDEKVWVYGDYDVDGTTSVAMMFGFLRQFIPNIEYYIPNRETEGYGVSELAIDLAIEKKVNLIITLDCGIRSVELVKKAKDNSIDFVICDHHEPGEDTPVAVAVLDAKQPDCRYPYKELSACGVGFKLIQALCIKWDCPMEMAYDYLDLVAVSIASDLVPITGENRILASVGLKKLSENPSRGLQIIMQKFMQNRSIDITNVVFMIGPRINAAGRMANGTVAVQLLLADMSLDLEELAQNLNEYNTLRRKLDTETTHQALDFLALDEHYKNKKTTVVAGNDWHKGVVGIVASRLIETHYKPTIVLTKSRGKYVGSARSVADFDIHEALINCSEYLEKFGGHKFAAGLTLLPEHLEKFMEAFEKQASSLTEEDLTPVILYESEISLASIGESLFQNINRFAPFGPQNMKPVFLTKKVQDTGNARTMGEGHNHLKMNVISADCNQAIGATAFGFGQLYPLIKDGKSFDMLYTIEENIFNGNRNLQLMVKDIRVVE from the coding sequence ATGCAACGCTGCTTTTAAATCGCGGAATCGCTTCGGTTGATGATGCTCGAGCGTTTTTTAATCCGGATATTGCCCATTTGCACGACCCTTTTTTGATGAAGGATATGCAAAAGGCTGTAGAAAGGATTGACCAAGCTTTGAACAATGACGAAAAGGTATGGGTTTATGGTGACTATGATGTGGATGGCACCACAAGCGTTGCAATGATGTTTGGTTTCTTGCGGCAGTTTATTCCAAATATTGAATACTATATTCCGAACCGAGAAACGGAAGGCTATGGCGTTTCAGAGTTGGCTATTGATTTGGCAATAGAAAAGAAAGTAAATCTAATCATAACACTCGATTGTGGTATTCGCTCGGTTGAATTGGTTAAAAAAGCCAAGGACAATTCCATAGATTTTGTGATTTGCGACCATCATGAACCAGGGGAGGACACTCCGGTGGCGGTAGCAGTGCTCGATGCTAAACAGCCCGATTGTAGATATCCATACAAAGAGTTGTCGGCTTGTGGTGTGGGGTTTAAATTAATTCAAGCATTGTGCATAAAATGGGATTGCCCCATGGAAATGGCCTATGATTACTTGGATTTAGTAGCTGTAAGTATTGCATCGGACTTGGTGCCAATAACAGGCGAAAATAGAATATTAGCCAGTGTGGGGTTAAAAAAACTATCTGAAAATCCGAGCCGAGGTTTGCAAATAATTATGCAAAAATTTATGCAAAACCGCAGCATTGATATCACGAACGTGGTGTTTATGATTGGGCCACGCATCAATGCCGCCGGAAGAATGGCTAATGGCACGGTGGCCGTACAATTGTTGTTGGCCGACATGTCTCTCGATTTGGAAGAATTAGCCCAAAATCTGAATGAATATAACACGCTTCGCAGAAAATTAGATACTGAAACCACCCATCAGGCACTCGATTTTTTGGCTCTGGATGAACATTACAAAAACAAAAAAACTACAGTGGTGGCCGGAAACGATTGGCACAAAGGCGTGGTGGGCATTGTAGCAAGCCGATTGATTGAAACCCATTATAAACCCACCATTGTTCTAACAAAATCTCGTGGGAAATATGTTGGCTCAGCCCGCTCTGTGGCTGATTTTGACATACATGAAGCCTTGATTAATTGCTCGGAATATTTGGAAAAATTTGGCGGACATAAGTTTGCTGCGGGTTTAACTTTATTGCCCGAACATTTAGAAAAGTTTATGGAGGCTTTTGAAAAGCAAGCATCTTCACTAACCGAAGAGGATTTAACTCCGGTTATTTTATACGAATCGGAAATAAGTTTAGCGAGCATCGGCGAATCTCTTTTCCAAAATATCAACCGTTTTGCACCTTTCGGCCCGCAAAACATGAAACCTGTTTTTTTAACCAAAAAAGTGCAAGATACCGGCAACGCCCGAACAATGGGGGAGGGGCATAATCACCTAAAAATGAATGTGATATCGGCCGATTGTAACCAAGCTATTGGTGCTACTGCTTTTGGTTTTGGGCAACTTTACCCCCTGATTAAGGACGGGAAATCGTTTGATATGCTATACACCATTGAGGAAAATATTTTTAACGGAAACCGAAATTTGCAATTGATGGTTAAGGATATTCGGGTGGTGGAATAG